In Hyphomicrobiaceae bacterium, the following are encoded in one genomic region:
- the tsaE gene encoding tRNA (adenosine(37)-N6)-threonylcarbamoyltransferase complex ATPase subunit type 1 TsaE produces the protein MMTVKDFPNLTEDSLCRLAQDVAFALKPGDVLALEGDLGAGKTTFSRALIQALAQTDGMEIPSPTFTLVQSYETPRFDIAHFDLYRLSAAEEINELGLDHALARGIAIIEWPERAAHLLPSERFTLSLSETDDPETRNATISATPQCATRLQRLFEIREFLHQSGWGGTDSHLSYLQGDASTRRYARLAKTDGSKAILMDSPKQPDGPPVRDGLPYSRIALLAEDVRPFLAIAQTLRADGFSAPAILAHDLDMGFLLIEDLGDAVFGREVAAGADQHALWKRGTDTLVALRAYPPPEQMKLPDESFYAVPAMTNATLRIETELLLDWYWPSVHGEPTPESARAAFNALWDVVFTRLGAMPKGWLLRDYHSPNLLALDDRAPPRDVGIIDFQDALLGPHAYDLVSLLQDARLDVSPALEGDLLAHYVARVKEQEGARFDEAGFRYAYAALGAQRNTKILGIFARLAKRDGKRQYLAHIPRIWGYLARDLAHVELASLAAWYESHFPAEGRAHPLNI, from the coding sequence ATGATGACAGTGAAAGACTTCCCCAACCTCACCGAGGATTCCCTTTGCCGCTTGGCTCAGGATGTCGCCTTCGCACTCAAGCCGGGCGACGTGCTGGCGCTTGAAGGCGATCTCGGCGCTGGTAAGACAACGTTCTCGCGCGCGCTTATCCAGGCGCTTGCACAAACCGACGGCATGGAAATCCCAAGTCCGACGTTTACGCTTGTGCAAAGCTACGAGACGCCGCGCTTCGACATTGCGCACTTCGATCTCTATCGGCTCAGCGCCGCGGAGGAGATCAATGAGCTTGGGCTTGATCATGCCCTTGCGCGCGGCATCGCCATCATCGAGTGGCCTGAGCGTGCTGCTCATCTTCTGCCGTCAGAACGCTTTACGCTGAGCTTGTCGGAAACCGACGATCCCGAAACACGCAACGCCACGATATCCGCAACGCCGCAGTGCGCCACGCGCCTGCAACGCTTGTTCGAGATTCGCGAGTTTCTACACCAGTCCGGTTGGGGCGGAACCGACAGCCACCTCAGCTATCTTCAGGGCGATGCCTCGACGCGCCGCTATGCGCGGCTCGCAAAGACCGACGGCAGCAAGGCGATCTTGATGGATTCGCCCAAACAACCAGACGGACCACCTGTTCGCGACGGTCTGCCCTACAGCCGCATCGCGCTGTTGGCGGAGGATGTCCGCCCATTCCTTGCCATCGCGCAGACACTTCGCGCCGACGGCTTTTCGGCCCCTGCCATTCTCGCGCACGATCTCGACATGGGTTTCCTGCTCATTGAAGATCTCGGCGATGCCGTATTCGGCCGCGAGGTTGCGGCAGGCGCCGATCAACATGCACTATGGAAGCGGGGAACGGACACTCTAGTCGCGCTGCGGGCCTATCCTCCGCCTGAGCAGATGAAGCTGCCGGATGAAAGCTTTTACGCAGTCCCTGCCATGACCAACGCGACATTGCGTATCGAGACCGAACTGCTGCTCGATTGGTATTGGCCGTCCGTTCACGGAGAACCGACGCCGGAGTCAGCGCGCGCAGCCTTCAACGCGCTTTGGGATGTCGTATTCACAAGACTAGGCGCCATGCCGAAGGGTTGGCTGCTACGCGACTACCACTCACCAAACCTTCTCGCGCTCGACGACCGTGCGCCGCCGCGTGATGTCGGCATCATCGACTTTCAGGATGCACTGCTCGGCCCGCACGCCTATGACCTCGTCTCCTTGCTGCAGGATGCCAGGCTGGATGTTTCACCCGCATTGGAGGGGGATCTGCTCGCTCATTATGTCGCGCGCGTGAAAGAACAAGAGGGTGCCCGTTTTGACGAAGCCGGATTCCGTTATGCCTATGCCGCGCTTGGCGCGCAGCGGAATACCAAAATCCTGGGAATCTTCGCCCGCTTGGCAAAACGGGACGGAAAACGCCAATATCTGGCGCATATCCCCAGGATCTGGGGATATTTGGCCCGCGATTTAGCCCATGTCGAATTAGCGTCGCTGGCAGCGTGGTATGAGTCGCACTTCCCAGCGGAAGGCCGCGCCCACCCGCTGAACATCTAG
- a CDS encoding nucleotidyltransferase family protein, with amino-acid sequence MTKTLRPSTAFVLAAGLGTRMRPLTNDIPKPLVKLDGKPLIDHALDRLAAAGVTRAIVNVHHHADQLEAHLAKRKRPQIIISDERGLLLETGGGIAHALPLLGTDAFIIHNSDSVWIEGPGSNLERLLNAWDETRMDSLLLLAPATTSLGYEGRGDFFMDSNGRLTRRSGALVAPFVFAGVSVAHPRLLDGAPKGKFSLNMPWDTAIERGRLFGVRMEGTWMHVGDPKALKAAEDRLKNDMPATARPRACP; translated from the coding sequence ATGACCAAGACTTTGCGGCCCTCGACAGCGTTCGTGCTCGCCGCCGGGCTGGGCACGCGCATGCGTCCGCTTACCAACGACATCCCTAAGCCTCTTGTAAAGCTCGACGGCAAGCCGCTCATCGATCACGCGCTGGATCGGCTGGCCGCGGCTGGCGTAACGCGCGCCATCGTTAACGTGCATCATCACGCCGATCAGCTGGAAGCACATCTGGCGAAACGCAAGCGCCCTCAGATCATCATCTCTGACGAACGCGGACTTCTCCTCGAAACTGGAGGCGGCATCGCGCACGCGCTGCCACTTCTGGGTACGGATGCGTTCATCATCCATAACTCCGACAGCGTATGGATCGAAGGACCGGGCAGCAATCTTGAACGGCTACTCAATGCTTGGGACGAAACGCGGATGGACAGCTTGTTGCTCCTCGCACCCGCCACCACCAGCCTGGGTTACGAAGGCCGCGGCGATTTCTTCATGGATAGCAACGGGCGCCTGACGCGCCGCAGCGGCGCACTCGTGGCGCCATTTGTCTTCGCCGGCGTTTCAGTCGCGCATCCGCGTCTCCTCGATGGCGCGCCCAAGGGCAAGTTCTCGCTCAACATGCCTTGGGATACCGCCATCGAACGCGGGCGATTATTCGGCGTCCGGATGGAAGGCACTTGGATGCATGTCGGCGATCCCAAAGCCCTGAAAGCCGCGGAAGATCGTCTAAAGAACGACATGCCCGCAACTGCGCGTCCCAGAGCATGCCCATGA